In Amycolatopsis methanolica 239, a single genomic region encodes these proteins:
- a CDS encoding MerR family transcriptional regulator produces the protein MVDEGPVQVVPGEQGELFPDSSLPDELVGYRGPAACQIAGITYRQLDYWARTGLVAPSIRTAHGSGSQRLYSFKDILALKIVKRLLDTGVSLQNIRVAVEHLRKRGARDLAKVTLVSDGTTVYECTSPEEIVDLLQGGQGVFGIAVKVPMQEISGTIHEFPAERADGGAIEPVVPDELTQRRNARRTG, from the coding sequence GTGGTCGACGAAGGGCCGGTTCAGGTCGTGCCCGGGGAGCAGGGTGAGCTCTTCCCGGACTCGTCCCTGCCTGACGAGCTGGTCGGATACCGGGGTCCCGCGGCCTGTCAGATCGCCGGCATCACCTACCGGCAGCTGGACTACTGGGCGCGCACCGGGCTGGTCGCGCCGAGCATCCGCACGGCGCACGGTTCGGGTTCGCAACGGCTGTACTCGTTCAAGGACATCCTCGCCCTCAAGATCGTGAAGCGTTTACTCGACACGGGCGTCTCGCTGCAGAACATCCGTGTCGCCGTCGAGCACCTGCGCAAGCGCGGGGCACGCGACCTGGCGAAAGTCACCCTGGTCTCGGACGGCACCACCGTCTACGAGTGCACCTCGCCGGAGGAGATCGTGGATCTGCTCCAGGGCGGCCAGGGTGTGTTCGGCATCGCGGTGAAGGTCCCGATGCAGGAGATCAGCGGCACGATCCACGAGTTCCCGGCCGAGCGCGCCGACGGCGGCGCGATCGAACCGGTAGTTCCGGACGAGCTCACGCAGCGCCGCAACGCACGCCGGACCGGATGA
- a CDS encoding nuclear transport factor 2 family protein, whose product MTDYTALAQGYIDVWNETDADKRRALVEELFTPEALFTDPIGSVRGTAAIDEFIGAAQAQFAGLEFSLGGAVDGHHDQARFMWHLSAPGATEPLAIGFDVVVVEDGRIERLLGFLDKVPS is encoded by the coding sequence ATGACCGACTACACCGCTCTCGCCCAGGGCTACATCGACGTCTGGAACGAGACGGACGCGGACAAGCGCCGGGCGCTGGTGGAGGAGCTGTTCACCCCGGAGGCGCTGTTCACCGACCCGATCGGCTCGGTGCGCGGCACTGCCGCGATCGACGAGTTCATCGGCGCGGCGCAGGCGCAGTTCGCGGGGCTGGAGTTCAGCCTCGGCGGCGCCGTGGACGGCCACCACGACCAGGCCCGGTTCATGTGGCACCTGAGCGCGCCGGGTGCCACGGAGCCGCTCGCGATCGGCTTCGACGTCGTGGTGGTCGAGGACGGCCGGATCGAGCGGCTGCTGGGCTTCCTCGACAAGGTGCCCAGCTGA
- a CDS encoding substrate-binding domain-containing protein yields MAPGVPAGGRTPPVEAGSRRVGGFAAPGETTGGRRAVGTIESTGSRRAVGASESTGSRRAVGESSGYRRGRAGESTGTQRILAVDGRPQLGRRRAGAGETTGSHRIAAPGEATGSHRVVGEAKRGIAKWPIVAGVFVVLLVLGILGWGWADSIVANRAEAQASACAEGDSNLNVVAAPSVAPAVTAAAERWNQARTVVHAHCVHVQVQAIDDQRVLLALTGRGNLDSIGGQPAVWIPETTATITELTTARPTLLTSPAEPLAANAPADYPCAVLTAENVDEVQQRASQRFRNYLQEPAQQADFTRLRNPGA; encoded by the coding sequence GTGGCCCCTGGTGTTCCCGCGGGCGGCCGGACTCCTCCCGTCGAGGCGGGCAGTCGCCGCGTCGGCGGTTTCGCCGCGCCCGGTGAGACGACCGGCGGCCGCCGCGCCGTCGGCACCATCGAATCCACCGGCAGCCGCCGCGCCGTGGGTGCCTCCGAGTCCACCGGCAGCCGCCGGGCGGTAGGTGAGTCCAGTGGCTACCGGCGTGGCCGCGCGGGCGAGAGCACCGGCACCCAGCGCATCCTGGCCGTGGACGGCCGCCCGCAACTGGGCCGCCGCCGGGCCGGGGCGGGCGAAACGACCGGCTCCCACCGGATCGCGGCGCCCGGGGAGGCCACCGGCTCGCACCGCGTCGTCGGCGAGGCCAAGCGCGGCATCGCGAAGTGGCCGATCGTCGCCGGGGTGTTCGTCGTGCTCCTCGTGCTCGGGATCCTCGGCTGGGGCTGGGCGGACAGCATCGTCGCCAACCGGGCCGAGGCCCAGGCCAGCGCGTGCGCCGAAGGCGACTCCAACCTGAACGTCGTCGCCGCCCCGTCGGTGGCCCCCGCGGTGACCGCCGCCGCCGAGCGGTGGAACCAGGCGAGGACCGTCGTGCACGCGCACTGCGTCCACGTCCAGGTCCAGGCCATCGACGATCAGCGCGTCCTGCTGGCGCTCACCGGCCGCGGCAACCTCGACTCGATCGGCGGCCAGCCCGCGGTGTGGATCCCGGAGACCACGGCGACGATCACCGAGCTGACCACCGCCCGGCCGACCCTGCTGACCTCCCCGGCCGAGCCGCTCGCGGCCAACGCCCCCGCCGACTACCCGTGCGCGGTGCTCACCGCCGAAAACGTCGACGAGGTCCAGCAGCGCGCCTCCCAGAGGTTCCGCAACTACCTCCAGGAACCGGCGCAGCAGGCCGACTTCACCCGCCTGCGCAACCCCGGCGCGTAG